Proteins co-encoded in one Ziziphus jujuba cultivar Dongzao chromosome 9, ASM3175591v1 genomic window:
- the LOC107405870 gene encoding uncharacterized protein LOC107405870 translates to MDSFNFYNIKAEKANAIQRYQQRRKIANMFRFVEVFVVLVLISRFSLQLPHAVKNSGGYFRDLSVVLVSPRFVFVVGNVIVIILFAKSGQFSGRDSGKGNFSGDDLYDEFVKNSEKNHKAFREEAHWYNGKQSIDEKNIVVADEAVNRKAFHERADQYRGKQSTIDKNIIVAEGAVNGSTSWEIKKYVRSNSENLEKQKKSHRQVLRRSETEKIVGENIDQNLRKEDYMSNDEFRLKVEAFIARQQSDWKNNTVI, encoded by the coding sequence ATGGATTCCTTCAACTTCTACAACATCAAAGCTGAGAAGGCAAATGCGATCCAGAGGTACCAACAGCGTAGGAAGATCGCAAACATGTTTCGTTTCGTCGAGGTTTTTGTTGTTCTGGTTTTGATCTCCAGGTTTTCTCTGCAACTCCCACATGCTGTAAAGAATTCCGGTGGGTATTTCCGAGATTTATCGGTTGTCCTGGTTAGTCCCCGCTTTGTTTTTGTAGTCGGGAACGTCATAGTCATCATCCTTTTCGCAAAGTCCGGGCAGTTTTCGGGCAGAGATTCCGGTAAAGGTAATTTTTCTGGAGATGATCTTTACGATGAATTCGTCAAAAACAGCGAAAAGAACCACAAAGCTTTCCGAGAGGAAGCTCACTGGTATAACGGAAAACAGAGCATCGATGAGAAAAACATCGTTGTTGCTGATGAAGCAGTGAATCGGAAAGCTTTTCATGAAAGAGCTGATCAATACAGGGGAAAACAGAGCACCattgataaaaacataattGTTGCTGAAGGAGCAGTGAATGGTAGTACTTCATGGGAAATCAAGAAATATGTGAGGAGCAACTCTGAGAACTTGGAAAAGCAGAAGAAATCTCACCGACAAGTGCTGCGACGATCGGAGACCGAGAAGATTGTTGGTGAAAATATTGATCAGAATCTGCGCAAAGAGGATTATATGAGTAACGATGAGTTCCGGCTAAAAGTCGAGGCTTTCATCGCCCGGCAACAGAGTGATTGGAAGAATAATACTGTGATCTAA